TTAAGAACACCCAAGAAATATTGGAACTAAACATGGTTACAGGAACAAGCGCCGAACGAAAACGCATAAACGCATAATCTTGTTGATCTTGAATCGCGTGTCCTACTTCATGGGCTGCAACAGCTGCCCCGGCGATAGAACGACCGCGGAAGTTAGCTTCAGAAAGGAAAACTGCTTTTTTACGAGGATCATAATGGTCACTTAACATTCCCTTTGTTTCATGAACAGGAACATTCGTTAATCCATTGGTATCCAAAATACGACGGGCAACCTCGGCACCAGTTAAACCATTTGCCACACCAACTTTGGAATAATGTGCATAGGTAGTTTTTACCCGATACTGCGCCCAAAGTGGGATTGCCGCGACGATAATAAAATAAATAATATACTGACTAAACGACATCTAATCATCTTCCTCCTACTACTTTTTTTCAGTGAATATCCTTATGTTCTTAGTATAAATTAACTACCACTAAGACTCAACCTCTTTCACTCATCATGAGGAAATTCTAATGTAAGGTGGCCTTTTTTTATTGTTTTTTCATATACAAACCACAAAACCGCAACCGTTAACCAAAAAGTCGCGTAGCCAATTTCCGGCAAGAATTTTTCAAGTCCCATATAAATCGGCATTTGACCAAATAAATAATCAATCACATCATTATGAAACACCCAAACAGCCGCTATCATAAAATGACCCATTCGAAAACGATAAAATGGCGCATAAAGAATACCTTCCACAGCCATAAAACCATGTGTCAAAATTAGCGCCACGGAGCCCCACACTAGCATTCCTTGATCAACCATATAAAAAATATTCATCCCAACTGCCCACAAACCATACTTCACTAAACAAACAAATCCTAGCGCCTCCATTAAAGGCCAATGCTTTTTCCCAAGAAAAGCAACCAATGCTAAAGTGAAAAACAGAATCGCAGTTGGACTATCTGGCACAAACAGCCAAAAACGCGGCTCTGTTATTTGTAATTGCGGCAAATACCATATGTATCCATAAATCGCGCCCAGTAAATTCCCGAAAAAAAGTAATCGTAAAAAGGTTCGATTAGCGAGTAAACTATATAACAACGTATTCCAACTCCCTTAAAAAAATCCTAGCAAAGCAAGGAAACGATGCGATTTCCACACCATTTCCCTACTAACTAGGATTAATTCCTTATTCTTTTTCCGTATCCATTTGTTGTAAAATGCGAACTAACTTATGAAAAGCTGCTTCATCACGCGTATCAAGCGCCTCATCGATTTGCTGTAATAATTTTTCTCTTGAAAATTGGTGCACAGATTGATAAATAAGTGCATCCGCCATTTCCTTTTCCTCATCAGCGAGCTTCAGTGCTGTAAAAGGATTGTCTTCACGAACAAGCGCGTATTCCGGAGAGCTCATTGCATCCTCAAAATGAAGTTCAACATACAACTCTTCATCCCAGTTCAACCGAATATCGTGAAATGCTTTTTCTGGATCAGTCGTCATAATGTTACC
This portion of the Listeria cossartiae subsp. cossartiae genome encodes:
- a CDS encoding zinc metallopeptidase, which codes for MSFSQYIIYFIIVAAIPLWAQYRVKTTYAHYSKVGVANGLTGAEVARRILDTNGLTNVPVHETKGMLSDHYDPRKKAVFLSEANFRGRSIAGAAVAAHEVGHAIQDQQDYAFMRFRSALVPVTMFSSNISWVFLIIGMLANVASFMLLGIILMAVGVLFQLITLPVEFDASKRALVQLESGGLVASSELPQAKKVLSAAAMTYVAAMAVAVLELLRLLLIFTNMNRN
- a CDS encoding DUF1405 domain-containing protein, which translates into the protein MLYSLLANRTFLRLLFFGNLLGAIYGYIWYLPQLQITEPRFWLFVPDSPTAILFFTLALVAFLGKKHWPLMEALGFVCLVKYGLWAVGMNIFYMVDQGMLVWGSVALILTHGFMAVEGILYAPFYRFRMGHFMIAAVWVFHNDVIDYLFGQMPIYMGLEKFLPEIGYATFWLTVAVLWFVYEKTIKKGHLTLEFPHDE
- the reoY gene encoding proteolytic degradation factor ReoY, translated to MKASISIDEKKDFIRWFLNKHQMKTREAMWVLNYIAGHDQIVKYVHFVDNLEGCARGLSLSAHGVESEPFLFFKGNIMTTDPEKAFHDIRLNWDEELYVELHFEDAMSSPEYALVREDNPFTALKLADEEKEMADALIYQSVHQFSREKLLQQIDEALDTRDEAAFHKLVRILQQMDTEKE